A segment of the Lycium ferocissimum isolate CSIRO_LF1 chromosome 5, AGI_CSIRO_Lferr_CH_V1, whole genome shotgun sequence genome:
GGCACATTGCATGTTTTACAAGTAAAACTAGGTGTATGAAATGAAGTTAAAGTACATGTCTTTAAAGCATGAGAATTTTCACTACCCAAAGATTAAAAGCTCATGTACTATCTGATCTAATAACAGTTCAAGAACTTCTTGTCCAATTTGTTCGCataattcttcaaaatcttcaATCTTGAAGTTTTCTCCAGTCGTAGTAGCTATCcaatgtgactcatttaactcTTCTTCTGTTAACCTACAAATTTCTCCAAGCACTTTTATGTAATAATTTGTCTCTTTACAGATATCCTTTTGCTTCTCCACTTTGCTTGTGATTGCATGTTCAGGATCAGTGACTCTTGGTGGAGACTTTCTTGAATTTAGCTGCAGTTTCCCTTCATTTCCATCTGTATTTCATACAAAAGAAGGATGAATAGTTGTCCTATATGGACTATAATGATTTCTAAGGGAAAAAAATGTCCATAAGAAGGAAATAAATGATTTAAGGTAACTTTCAGGCATACGACTGCTCTTAATAAGTGAGACCAATTACTTGAAATAAATAAGGCACATAACTTATTTCTACAACATATAATATTACAATTataatgtaaaaattatttataaagtCAGTATAGGTAAGTTAAATCCTTAAGGTAATCTTCAAAGTAATAATTAGTACTTTCCTCCGTCCATTTTATATGAGGGTGTTTGATTGGACACGGAgtttaataaagaaagaaagacttttgaaatttgtggtccaaaataaactttagatatttgtgtagctgtaaatcatcttataaagttagattatttccaaatatagaaatataacattctttttggaaatgactaaaagaaaataatgtcatataaagtgagacagagggagtatatgtcTAAGATCTCATTTGTTTCCACTTAAAAGTTTTAATCTTAATCATTTAGATCTCAATCATTAAGCTTGTCTGTTTTTTAGGTCTGAATCTTAATTATtaagagtgtgtgtgtgtttttttaaattttttttacaacCACTAAATGgatcgaatatatatatatatatatatatatatatatatatgaatgattAAGAACTATAacagtcttaatatcattaaggtGTCAATTCAAGCATTTCTACTAAGATGGCAATTCACCACTACTCCATCCACCTTGATCGCTGACAGCCATATCATCGCCCATCATTATCAATTACCACGCTTTGCCACCACCATTAATCACCACAGGCACCATTCACAAACATGACCACCAACTACCATTACAACCACCAATCACTACTGACAATCACCACCATCAATCATCACCACATATTGTCAACCACTGTCATCATTCAACCCCATCATTAACTATCATTATCATCCACCACATTATTAGCTTCCACCACGAACTACCACGATCAACAACCACTCAATCACTATTACCAGCCATCATCAACACTAGCTACCAGTCAAGCATCACCCAACGCAATTCTCAATTGGCACATATAACAAGCATCACAAGTCATCACCATCACCAACTATctcataatttttaaaaaaatattttaatgatACGGTATTAAATTAATTcagtattttatttgattttatattattaattataaaataaggataagttttatattagaaaataaatagtCTTTAAGTATTTAGTATTCAGATCTTAATACATCATTTTAATCGTCAGATGTGTATTCAAATTCAGACATCTAAATCTTAATGCACATCATAATATTCAGCTATACATTCAGATAAGACGTCTTAATATTAGTAAAAACAAATGAGGAAGCTAAGTGCACTTACAATGTATAACTGTTTTACCCAATTAGGTAAAGTTGACCCTGTATTACAAGTAACTCTGTGATATGGTAACTTGGAAAGTAAAGTGATAACATGTCATAACTGGTTAAGTTTCACATAATACAAAAATCTTTATTATTGGTGTATATTACTTATATTCCCTGCTGATTACCTTAGATTGACTTAATTGACCAAGTCAATCAAATGTCTCTTTGGCTAATACTTTTACTAGACTAAACATGGAAGTTTGAAAATTGTCTCACTTTTCAtgtcattcttcttctttttttttaccttCTAAAACTCATCTAAAGCATGAACAGGtcaaaacaaatattaaaattgttttaaaaggaaaatagaGCAAGAAGCAAGTAAGGAAAATTAAGAGTCACTTTTATGAAACACACCTGCAGGGTTAGCAGCttgttgaagatgatgaattgGACTTGAATCTGTTGAATTAAACAAAGGCTGTATTTTGGTAGACACTACACATTTGCtcttgctcttcttcttctcaaCCTTGGATTCAACAGACATTTTCCTAAGATGATCCTCAAACTTCACTTGCTTTTTCACCTTATTAGCAATCCTATTTTGTTTTCCACAAACTTCTTTCTTCTGTCCAGCACTAGACATATTTGTTGATGATTTAGCAAAATCAACTTTCTTCTGCCCCTTATTCTTTGGCTTCATTTCTTGGGTTCCCACCTTAGTGGATTTTCTAATAGTACTAAAGCCTTgcttctctttttcatcattgaagcaaaaaactaaaaactctgacttgaattcttgatcaaAATTTGGCATTTCGCGAAAAGATACCGATGTTCTGACTCttctatgatgaaaattttCAGCTAGATTAAACTTCATCAAGTAATCTAGAGAATTAACTGACCTGCTTCTTGAAAATGAACCAAAATTTGGTTTTTCTTCTTCAGGTAATGAGTCTAATCCCATTAGCCTTGCCACAATTCCTGGACTATTGGCTGCAACTTTGTTACTAATATTTGTCTCATCCTTGAAAGGTAATTCTTGACTTGTATGATCAAatgttgttgtattttgttCCTTAAATTGATCAGAAGGATGTGTTGGGAGACTTCCACCACAAAGAAGCCTTTGAAAAATGCCTGAAAAACACTTAGCTGAAGTAGCACCTTTTGGATTTTCAGCCATTTTTCGTTGTTCTTTGAGTTTGTaagaaaatgagatataaaGTTATCACTAGTTATGactgcaaaagagaagaaaagtcaCTAGCTAAAATGGTATAGGAAAAAAGGGGTTGATAGGGAATGATGAAAGGAACATCAAGTTTGGTTTATAGAGGAGTTGAAATTAAAAACAGGTCTACTTCAAGAAATGAAAAGGACCTTTTTTGTTGTTTATCTTTTTCAAGATTAAAGAAGGGAATGGTTTAAAAAAAGGGGTTGAAAGGGGATGATGAAAGAAACATCAAGTTGGTTTTACAAGGGAGTTGAAAAATATAAGGATGAAGAGGATCTTGTTAGTTGTTTATCTTTACAAGATTTTGAAAAGGGAGTGGTTTAAAAAAGGGGTTTGATAGGGAATGATGAAAGGAACATCAAGTTGGTATCATAAGGGAGTTGAAGGAACAGGACTATTTCAAGAAGTTCTGCATGAAAAGGACctcttagtttttattttattttttcttgtctATCTTTGCATTTTGAATGATGTTTCTGAGAAGTGGGGAAGCTGAAATATTGAAAGCTTAAGAAGAAAAAGTTGATGGAATGACTTGATCAGGCTCATCCAGTTCACACCAtaagttttgaaaaatattggACCTGAAAATTTGTTAAGTATTTTATTCATCCTACTCAGTGTCACACGCTTATGATCCTTACCTAGTacctttattcttttctttgtaCATTCATTTTGCTACTATAAGCATTTAATTAATATATGTAGATTAATATTGTCAAGAATTTGCCAATATTAATGTAGTTGTTATAGCATATaatctacttatttttaaggttactaattttatttcttccaaacaaaatatttatctttttaacTGGCCAAATATTGTAAAAGTTCAATCACCCGCTTATCCTCACCTAGtacttttgttattttatttgcattacgtTAATTTTAGTTAGTCCAAGATAATAATTACAAATATTTAACTTACGTACCCGACAAGGCAAAGAACTTTTAGATTGATGTCAATATATTGCATCAGATaatctattttatttttctagttATAATTTCATTTTCTATGTATAATTATCTACAATTAATTTTTAAGTAACCCGATCGTATATTTTTTCTTACAGTACTAGCATATAAAGTTAAACTCTAATTATAAATAGCtcagtgacagaaaagttacaATGCCTTTAAAGAGAGATATCATGCTAAAGTTAAACTCCTTtgtcttaatttatgtgacagtTTTTTAGTGTGcacaaagtttaaaaaagaaataaaagtttttgaaacttgtaatttCAAATAAGTATAATAGATAATTATGTTGGTATAAATTATTGCATTAAGAACAAAAtgagtttaaaattaaattattactccctccatcccatttATACGACggtgtttgactaggcacgaagtttaagtaaaagaaattttttagaACTTGTAGTCTAAATCTAACTATAGAAATTTGTGTTACtagaaatcattttattaaggataaaatgataacttgtaagtttaattattactaaatataaaaagaagtcATTTTTTTGcctgactaaaaagaaaaaaacgtcatataaattgagacagagaaaGTATTatctataaaaatataattttatttgaaaattttaattttatatttattaaaaattgaattattacttatctttttaaattttattttaagaatttattaagaaaaaaaagtgtaacATAAATTAAGCCGAAATCGTACACCATACTATTAGTACTATATTATGTGAGAAAAATCCCCTGATTTGAAAATCCCAAATTTGTTAACTTGTTCGTGTCAGCATGTGTTGACTGTATGTAGCCGGATATATTGACTTCTAATCTGTTCAGACAACTGTTTCTCATTTCACCGACATCTTTGACTCCTTTCAGTTTCATAAAATTTTTGGGCAATATTCAAAAGAGTTTAAATTTTGTGCGTTCTAGtgttcaaattttttaaactatCAAATAATTTGAAGGTAAATATAGTAACTTTCTTGTGtaaatatatttatctttttctttttaataaaaataatagttTAGGGAATAGTAAATAACATTAAGGAAAGTTGAATCCTACTTGTATTCTAACTATAATTATTTCCTAATTTTACCAATAACCACATTATTTCCTTCAAccaaattatttccttcttcaagTTGTTTACCATTTTAACGTTTTTCTCTATAAAGATCATCGGTGAAGTAATTCTTCAACCCTTCAAACATTATGAAATTTGTAATTAAgtactaatacttcaaacagCTTACATATTCTGAACTTTGGGGAACTTCTTATTTCACAAAGTAATTTTTCAAACGCTTTATATATTCCATCTACAACCATCTAAAGGGTCACGGTATCTTTAGGTTGTTCGGTTAAAGCTTTAggaattaaatttttattaatatcGAATATTTTAACAATGGAAAGCTTTGAACAAATATATCACTTCTCAGTAACTGTTTGTAAAATTTGTTACATTAGTTATGAATCAAATCAGAGGAAGGTTGAAATAGAAATAGAAGTtcttttttatcttatttttaatcaagAGACCCACCATATGGGTGGGGATTAGGCTTTACCAACTGAGAAAAAGAGAAGCCGATCGACTTATCATTGAGAGAGATGCAGACGGAAGGTTATGAAGAGGAGAGAGAAGGGATGAAGAAAAAACCAGATGGAGGATTTCAAGAGAAGGGAAGACAGagaataaagaaaatataagtGCGTAATttagaagggaaaaaaattacaGAAAGACTTTGTATAGCAGGTTAATATAAAATAGTGCATTAAactttaataaatatttaactTTAGCAAATTAACAACATACCAAATGAAGTGATAACGCACCAACTCAACTACAGAGCACTTACTAGAACTTAAATACATTTCCACAATTAGTAGATAATTCATCTgaattaagggtgtgttcggtatagagaaaaatgtgttcttgaaaaataagtgaatttttacttattttctcatgttcgtttataagttaattttttatttattttctcatttcgtttggttggtagaaaatattttcctgaaAATATCCATCCAAGTCCCACCAACTccaccccaaccccaaccccaccTCCCCATAccataccacaccaacccccccctcccccaccaaaaaaaaattcttaaaagttgctactttttttttttggatttttacaCCCACCCCCAGAatcccccccaccccaccccaccccaccatcccctccaaaaattttaatttttaaccacgcaaacttacaaattttataatcttttaataaagataaaattaaatagGAAGTAGAAAATTCGGGAGGGGGTAGGGGATGCGTGCGTGGGGGTGGATGTAgagaatcaaaaaagaaaacttttcaaaacttaaaaaaattaattttttttggaaagggTGGTGGGCGGTTGTGAGGGTAGgtggggtgaaaaaaaaaaaacttttaaaactttttttaagaaaaagaaaaaaagaatttggggggagggggtgtCCACACGGAGGGGGGAAGGGGTGGGGTCTTTGGGGTGGTGCAATGGGTTGCGGGAGTGGCTGGGGTTTGGTAGTTGGGGGGTGAgtggtgcaaaaaataaaaataaaaaatcaattcttttttttcaaaataaaattaatttttcttttttggggtggggggaGTGGTTGTGGTTtggtggttgggggtgggttgcgtggtggtagggtggttggtggaatgcacttgtggacttgtttttcctacttttattagggaagtcatttttcccatttttgaggaacttgttttcctaaagaaaaatatttttcaaaatttttgactaAACGagcatgagaaaattgaaaaacattttccgccataccgaacacaccctaagcTTCAACTAATTAATCCTAGAGTAGTATCCACCAATTGAAATAAGTGCCCGCATAtatttacgtttttttttttttggggtaaaatTCTCAATGTTTACATTAagaatttatatttatactttatagaagagtgggtttgGTCGtcaacccactcttctataatagttaacagttaaaaaaataaaaaaattaagttagggtccacgtgaagaagtaggagacaattgcaaaaataaaaataaaaataggacatttgaataatgataataagttcagaaaatggtaaaggtacgcttagagaaaatttaaagaagagaaattcaggaaaaaagaaataacgatttaaattgaacacaaaaactgcttaagaagtcataaaaccaaaagatttaaaacttatacctttgggtaaggataaaaatgtactaattttagacacatacgtctcacacaaataatgaggaataacatcaagaagacgaaatataaacggtcaagaaacgtatacacgtatacttaaaaatttaagactacaatAGATGCTAATACGTGAAAGCGCttttcagtgttgttgagtagaaaAAGATGATGACATGAAACTTGGTAGaagaaggtgtatttcaaatctttcaattgaaaaaccaaaccaggaaagtcatatatgggagaagcggactaaataaaataatttattgatatttcaattaattgaattataatacattctataataaaaattccataattacattactaaaaggtactctctctgtcctaatttatgtgatattatttgactaggcatgaagtttaaaaaagaaaagaatttttttttaaacttgtgatctaaaacaagtcataaatatttatgtggatttaaatcatttcattaaaggtaaaatgggAAGcttcaagttaaatgatttctaaacataaaaatatatcattattttttagacagactaaaaaaaaagtgtgatactattttttgtgttggaCCCGTGCTAGCATAGGCTTTCATCATGTAGATATTATTAAAGCTTTAATAGTACAACGACAATTCACCGAATAACACTGAGCATGATACAAGGAAAATAATGCAATGTACTTTGCTTTCAAGTGCACAAAAAGATTGACGCAAAAGTCTACACGTTGTTTAAttctttaaaatataaaatatttgaacTCCTTGGATGATTATGCTATTGATGTTGCCAATGTTAGCAACCTCTATTCGAAAAATACTTAAATCAGAAATTGAAAACTAAACAAAGCAGATTCTAAAATTTAGAAGAACAATATCTTAAAAAAGATAAGGAATTAAATCGAGCCCACTGAATGCACAGTGTGTctttaaggaaattattcccctcaatgtACGCGAGGTTGCGAAATAGATtctcccaggatagaacgattTACTTACCGTTGTAGCGGTACTGCAAACTCCGGTGACGGCGAACTCACTCGACGGCAGTATATCATACGAGAATTTTAGtgcaagaaaagaagagagaagatcaGAATTTTCGTAAGGAAAAATCTGAAGAACAACAGGACATAAATAGCCATGGAAAAGTTGGTTGTAAAA
Coding sequences within it:
- the LOC132056973 gene encoding uncharacterized protein LOC132056973 isoform X1, whose translation is MAENPKGATSAKCFSGIFQRLLCGGSLPTHPSDQFKEQNTTTFDHTSQELPFKDETNISNKVAANSPGIVARLMGLDSLPEEEKPNFGSFSRSRSVNSLDYLMKFNLAENFHHRRVRTSVSFREMPNFDQEFKSEFLVFCFNDEKEKQGFSTIRKSTKVGTQEMKPKNKGQKKVDFAKSSTNMSSAGQKKEVCGKQNRIANKVKKQVKFEDHLRKMSVESKVEKKKSKSKCVVSTKIQPLFNSTDSSPIHHLQQAANPADGNEGKLQLNSRKSPPRVTDPEHAITSKVEKQKDICKETNYYIKVLGEICRLTEEELNESHWIATTTGENFKIEDFEELCEQIGQEVLELLLDQIVHELLIFG
- the LOC132056973 gene encoding uncharacterized protein LOC132056973 isoform X2: MAENPKGATSAKCFSGIFQRLLCGGSLPTHPSDQFKEQNTTTFDHTSQELPFKDETNISNKVAANSPGIVARLMGLDSLPEEEKPNFGSFSRSRSVNSLDYLMKFNLAENFHHRRVRTSVSFREMPNFDQEFKSEFLVFCFNDEKEKQGFSTIRKSTKVGTQEMKPKNKGQKKVDFAKSSTNMSSAGQKKEVCGKQNRIANKVKKQVKFEDHLRKMSVESKVEKKKSKSKCVVSTKIQPLFNSTDSSPIHHLQQAANPAGKLQLNSRKSPPRVTDPEHAITSKVEKQKDICKETNYYIKVLGEICRLTEEELNESHWIATTTGENFKIEDFEELCEQIGQEVLELLLDQIVHELLIFG